From Orcinus orca chromosome 3, mOrcOrc1.1, whole genome shotgun sequence, a single genomic window includes:
- the KIF20A gene encoding kinesin-like protein KIF20A: MSQGILSPPAGLLSDEEVVVSPMFESTAADLGSVVRKDLLSDCSVISTSLEDKQQVPSEDSTEKVKVYLRVRPLLSSELERQEDQGCVRIENIETLALQAPKDSFAQKSNERGIGQATHRFTFSQIFGPEVGQECFFNLTVKEMVKDVLKGQNWLIYTYGVTNSGKTHTIQGTIKDGGILPRSLALIFNSLQGQLHPTPDLKPVLSNEVMWLDSKQIRQEELKKLALLNGGLQEEELSTSLKKNVYIESRMGTSTSFDSGIAGLSSTSQFTSSSQLDETSHQWAQPDTAPVSVPADVRFSIWISFFEIYNELLYDLLEPHSQQRKRQTLRLCEDQNGNPYVKDLNWIHVQDAEEAWKLLKVGRKNQSFASTHLNQNSSRSHSIFSVRILHLQGEGDIIPKISELSLCDLAGSERCKDQKSGERLKEAGNINTSLHTLGRCITALRQNQQNRSKQNLVPFRDSKLTRVFQGFFTGRGRSCMIVNVNPCASTYDETLHVAKFSAITSQLVHAPPVQLGFPSLHSFIKEHSLRASPSLETGAKTDPCLDDDIENEVDISTYGKEELLQVVGAMKALLLKERQEKLRLEMQLRDEICNEMVEQMQQREQWCSEHLDTQKELLEEMYEEKLTILKESLTSFYQEELQERDEKIEELEALLKEARQQPVAHQQSVSELSLRRSQRLAASASTQQLQEIKAKLQQCKAELNSTTEELQKYQKMLEPPPSAKPFIVDVDKKLEEGQKNIRLLRTELQKLGESLQSAERACCHSTGAGKLRQALATCDDILIKQDQTLAELQNNMMLVKLDLRKKAACIAEQYHTVLKLQGQASTKKRLGANQENQQPNQQPPGKKPFLRNLLPRTPTCQSSTDYSPYARILRSRCSPLLKSGPFGKKY, translated from the exons ATGTCGCAAGGGATCCTTTCTCCACCAGCCGGCTTGCTGTCGGATGAGGAGGTCGTAGTCTCCCCCATGTTTGAGTCCACAGCTGCAGATTTGGGATCTGTGGTACGCAAGGACCTGCTGTCAGACTGCTCTGTCATCTCCACCTCCCTGGAAGACAAGCAGCAG GTTCCATctgaagatagtacagagaaggTGAAAGTATACCTGAGGGTCAGGCCCTTGTTATCTTCAGAGTTAGAACGACAGGAGGATCAG GGTTGTGTCCGTATTGAGAATATAGAGACCCTTGCCCTACAGGCACCCAAGGACTCTTTTGCCCAGAAGAGCAATGAGCGAGGAATTGGACAGGCCACCCACAGATTCACCTTTTCCCAG ATCTTTGGGCCAGAAGTGGGCCAGGAATGTTTCTTCAACCTGACTGTGAAGGAGATGGTCAAGGATGTACTTAAAGGACAGAACTGGCTCATCTATACATATGGAGTCACCAACTCAGGGAAAACCCACACAATTCAAG GTACCATCAAGGATGGTGGGATCCTGCCCCGGTCCCTGGCTCTGATTTTCAATAGTCTCCAAGGCCAACTTCATCCAACACCTgatctgaagcctgtgctctccaACGAGGTAATGTGGCTAGACAGCAAGCAGATCCGGCAGGAGGAATTGAAGAAACTAGCCCTGCTAAATGGAGGCCTCCAAGAG GAGGAGCTGTCCACCTCCTTGAAGAAGAATGTCTACATTGAAAGTCGGATGGGTACCAGCACCAGCTTTGACAGTGGCATTGCTGGGCTCTCCTCCACCAGTCAGTTTACCAGCAGTAGCCAGCTGGATG AAACGAGTCACCAATGGGCACAGCCAGACACTGCCCCAGTAAGTGTCCCTGCAGATGTTCGCTTCTCCATCTGGATCTCCTTCTTTGAGATCTACAATGAACTGCTTTATGACCTGTTAGAACCACATAGCCAGCAGCGCAAGAGGCAGACACTGCGGCTGTGTGAGGATCAGAATGGCAATCCCTACGTGAAAG ATCTCAATTGGATTCACGTTCAGGATGCTGAGGAGGCCTGGAAACTCCTGAAAGTGGGTCGTAAAAACCAGAGCTTTGCCAGCACCCACCTGAACCAGAACTCCAGCCGCAG TCATAGCATCTTCTCAGTCCGGATCCTGCACCTTCAGGGGGAAGGGGATATAATCCCCAAGATTAGCGA GTTATCACTCTGTGATCTGGCTGGTTCTGAGCGCTGCAAAGATCAAAAGAGTGGTGAGCGCCTGAAGGAAGCGGGAAACATTAACACTTCTCTGCACACCTTGGGCCGCTGTATTACTGCCCTGCGCCAAAACCAGCAGAACCG GTCAAAGCAGAACCTGGTTCCCTTCCGTGACAGCAAGTTGACTCGAGTGTTCCAAGGCTTCTTCACAGGCCGAGGCCGCTCCTGCATGATTGTCAATGTGAATCCCTGTGCATCTACCTATGATGAGACCCTTCATGTGGCCAAGTTCTCAGCCATTACTAGCCAG CTTGTGCATGCTCCACCTGTGCAACTGGGATTCCCATCGCTACATTCATTCATCAAGGAACACAGTCTGCGGGCATCTCCCAGCTTAGAGACTGGAGCTAAAACAGACCCATGCCTTGATGATGATATTGAAAATGAAGTTGACATCTCCACATATGGCAAGGAG GAGCTTCTACAGGTGGTGGGAGCCATGAAAGCACTGCTTTTGAAAGAACGGCAGGAAAAGTTGAGGCTGGAGATGCAGCTCCGTGATGAAATTTGCAATGAGATGGTGGAACAGATGCAACAGCGGGAACAGTGGTGCAG TGAACATTTGGACACCCAAAAGGAACTACTAGAGGAAATGTATGAAGAGAAACTAACGATCCTCAAGGAATCACTGACAAGTTTTTACCAAGAAGAACTTCAG GAGCGGGATGAGAAGATTGAAGAGCTAGAAGCTCtcttgaaggaagccagacagcaGCCAGTGGCCCATCAACAATCAGTGTCAGAACTGTCCCTACGGCGGTCACAAAGGTTGGCGGCTTCTGCCTCCACCCAGCAGCTCCAGGAGATTAAAGCTAAACTGCAACAATGCAAAGCAGAGCTAAACTCCACCACTGAAG AGCTGCagaaatatcagaaaatgttagaacCACCACCCTCAGCCAAGCCCTTCATCGTTGATGTGGACAAGAAGTTAGAGGAGGGCCAGAAG AATATAAGGCTGCTGCGGACAGAGCTTCAGAAACTTGGTGAGTCTCTCCAGTCAGCAGAAAGAGCCTGTTGCCACAGCACTGGAGCAGGAAAACTTCGCCAAGCCTTGGCCACATGTGATGACATCTTAATCAAACAG GATCAGACCCTGGCTGAGCTGCAGAATAACATGATGCTAGTAAAACTGGACCTTCGGAAGAAGGCAGCATGCATCGCGGAGCAGTATCATACTGTGCTGAAACTCCAAGGCCAGGCTTCTACCAAAAAGCGCCTCGGTGCCAACCAGGAAAACCAGCAACCAAACCAACAGCCCCCagggaagaaaccatttcttCGTAACTTACTGCCCCGAACACCCACCTGCCAAAGCTCAACAGACTACAGCCCTTATGCCCGGATCCTGCGCTCACGGTGCTCCCCTTTACTCAAATCTGGGCCTTTTGGCAAAAAATACTAA